From Gossypium raimondii isolate GPD5lz chromosome 11, ASM2569854v1, whole genome shotgun sequence:
tttctctcatttttttgaTCTTCTCCTATCTTTCGTCAATGCCAAGTAGGAAACTCCCTATCTCAATTCACTATAACAGCAGCTCCTATTGATCTGATCTTGGTACCCAGTGTAATATTAAGAAGCTGACACAGATCCAAACTACCTCTCTAATTCATACACCTTGATGCGAAATAAATGCCATTTTCTTTCCACAACTTACAGATACAGAAGCTGTAAATTCCCATCCCAATTACTAAAGAAGATAAAGCCAAGTTgcaaattcaagttttatttgaAAACGATGCATTATCAATCAATAGACAATTACAAGGGATGGGAGGAAATATGGCTGTGTGATATCCCTGAAGTAAAAATGGGCTGAGTTTTGGACTTATATGATTTAAGTAAAAGTGGGTCAGAAGAATTGGGCTCATTTGAACCGACATAACCCATTGTTTAATCTCACCAACAAGTAAAATAGTAAGAAGCCGACACGatactagacctgtccatgggccgggcggacAGTtcgcccgaaatatgagagggttcgggtaaaaatataggcccgaaatgtGGGCTTAGataaaaaaacgaggcccgtttaaaaaatgagctgggctcgggctcaacttttttggcccgagcccgacctgaatataataaatatatattttatttttattttttaattttaaaatactttaaaaatatatttttttatttttaaaatattttttttgtgtttgttaaaaatcgggtcgggccgggctcgggcttattattttttcctgggtcgggcctgggcaaaattttaggcccatattttgggcccatggacaggtctacacGACACCCACCCCCATAGGATTTAGGAGCCAATtacacatttttttaatttttatgaatttgaataataaaatattatgaaaaggTTCAAatgtaacataaataaaataaaatcaaaacgtGTTTAATTTATgccataaaaattataaattaaaaattaaaaagtgttAAAATTAACtactaaaaatttaagttaaaaatttgtttgatatattacttaattacaaaatttaattagtttttttataaataataattttaaagataaatgtTTAAAGGATAgtgttaaaagtataaaataattagaaaaatccacattaaattattaagtattttcaacctttttcaatttggatgattaaacatgcttgaaaaaattaaattattgaaaatattaaatttttcagcAAATTATGAAACAAGATGGACGTCATAATCATCAATGATCCACAAATTTTTCATAATGTTTCATTTTCACCAGCTAAAGATTGTATTTCACCATTTATCATCCACCAACTTTACTAATACTTTACCgatgataaaatttgaacttaaaatagATTTGAAAGGGGATTTACTCATGGCATTCACACATAGTGAAACTCCAAACTAACCGCTGACGAGGTATttagtttataaaatataaaatcatttaagattttgtttggtagttaagaattttaaatattaaaatgtaataatcatttgtaaaatttaatttaattatataaattataatttaaatattaaaatagaaccattacaaattcaattataaaagattatacatttgaatttaatttaaatatgaaaataattttacatccaatataagtattattaaaagtgtttttcaaaCCTAAAATGTGAAAACTATAAATCTTCTTAAGGattcaaaaattaattgttttgtattgataatggattttaaaatgttttaaccCAAAACACTTATGAAAAGTCTAATATTAATGGAACTTTGCTAGCTTTCATTACCTTCTAAAAAGGTTTAACctataaattgatatataaattatacCATTTCCCTCACCTTGATACCTAAAATTTTTAGTCACAGGTGGAATCGAACTAATTTTTCCTAAGTTAGTATCATAATTAAATCATCCATTAATCAAAtcattaagtttatttaaaaatgtttaatctATAAATCGATACCTAAGTTATGCCCTGcacttaaatttttcttttgaccaCAAGTGATATATAAACTATTCTTATTACTCATTTTACACCAAAATGTTATAAccgttaaaaaaaattaaccaataatAGATCGTCACATCacataaacttttcaaaaaataattcttttcattctttcttttagatcatttctctctctttttttctttctttcttaatttGTAATGTCTAGCAATGTTAAAAATGCTCGAAATTCACCCTCTCGAAACTGAGACATTGGTGATTATTTCTGTTTTTGAATTTCACTGCCTCAACttaatgagataaaaaaaattatttcatccaTCAAAACTAGTGTTCTCAAAATCAGACTAGTTGGACCGGGATCTGATCATAATATAGGTCTGGAGATAGGGGTTGAACGAATTGACCTACGAACCAATACAAACTGATTGAGTTGAGCTAAAAAACCAGTtgaattgattttctttattttaaatatatgtattttattttatgagttttttaataatttatttgatcgaACTAGACAAATTGATCAAACTGGAAACATGTGACTTGACCAATTTAACTATTAGTttgattctaaaattttgatcaaaacTAAATGCTCACATTTGTTTAAGAAGCCCAAGACGAGAGGaagaatataagaaaaatatatgaagagaaaataatgcttttttgtctttgtttatgaaaacaattttaattggttattttaaaaaaatgaacataATGATTTAACTAACGTTGAACTAACGaaggtaaaaaattaatttaggtaTTATTTGtggtaaagaagaaaaaatgctTAGGAACCAAAATGGCAAAACGATATAGTTTAGACACTTATTTATGAGAAAAGTTTTTTTAAGAGGCTTAACGGTTGAACTACTAGAAGTACCAatttaagaaaaacataatttatgtattctatgtatcaaaaatatattttagataccaaaataaaaaagaaattataattgaagTACTAATCTGCTATAAATATGGCATAAAATATGGTGGAAGAATTAAACCTGAGGGTGATATCCTGGGGCGGGTAACCCAAGCTTTTAAGAGAAAACAATAATAGATGAGGGTGCAGTGTAGGGTTCCAAAGAAGCAGGAgcaggaaaaggaaaagaagggGAATTCTGGTTCAACGAATCAACGCATCGGAAATGGTAGGTGATGATCATAAAAACCTTAGCagaattcatattttaataaattcagcTTCAAGGACAAACTCAATTACCTTCAATATCTTAACATTACAATTGTAATTTGCAAATCAAGCGTGAGTTAAAATAGCAGGCAAAACATTGAGTGAAATAAATTCAACCCAAACCAAGTTGTATTAGTGCTTACAAATTAGTGGTATTAGTGCAATGtgtttatttaagattttataattaaacctaGTTGTAAGTTGTCAAAATCTCAAGCGGGGCCCCACACCATCTTCCTCGTGTTGACCACTAGTGTGTCTTGTTAAGACATGTCACGTTACTTCCTCAGTTCTTTCGATGTCAATGAATGGGTTTTCCCCCTTTTATGGCGAAAGGGATTTATGTCCCTAAACAAAAGCAATTTTTTGTCCCTGTAATGCAATGCTGGCATCTTAGAAACTGTGTAATCCGATGCATTTTATTGCTTTTTCAAGTTCATAAAGCAAATCCTGGGATGCTTAAAAAGAGAGTTTGGGGATTATGAACTTAACCATCATGCACCAATGGAGATTCTGATAGATAGGATCctgttttgttcttttcaagGCGGAAAATCACATGGGGTGAAAAGTGAAACTTTTCAATGGCAGGCtgttataatgaaatgaaagttGAGATTAGGAGTTGCCCTTTGACGAAAGGCAGGAGAAGAAAGGAACAAAAagggagggggggggggggagtaAAAGGTCAAACTCAATGACTCTAGTAGGCTAGTCGAAAGacatttgttttcatttatttattgttttgaatttaGGCTGTCAGCTAAAACCGACTCGTCTCAGTTTCAATTCGTTGAATTCAACCATCACAAAAATAGTGGTACACAAAGCTTGAGTTAGGAAAACAGTCCTCGCTTGTCCAATAATCCCAACCAAACCATCTGATTTTCGAAGGATAACCCACGAAGCAAAGCTCTGCAAGAAACGAAACCACGACTTTCATGGAAATCTCCCAAACCAAACCCTCTTGTACTTGAAATATTCGTCAAGTAACGAATGAGGTAAGCCCTTAGCtttgcttaattttaatttacatatctATCTCCTATCAACTTCAATTACCTATATTTACTTGTGCTGTATTTTTCTAGAACCTTGTTTTTTCATTTGCTTCTCCATCGTTGACATTCACATCTTGTTTCTTCAACCGGGTTTTCCTTTAATCTTCACCCTTCTTGCGTTACATTGACCTTTCTTTCCCTCTTTACATTGACGGTATGTTCTTTGCCTTTTTCCCTTTCCTGCTATTTTGGACGAATTCTTATTGTTAATCACCTTTCTttgatccttcaacttttcTTTGGCTTGTGTCGTTTAAGATATGATTATCATACTGTTATTTTGCAGATTTTTGTAGCGGGagaagatctgctatttttataGCTCTTTTAAATATCCTGCAATGAAGtgttttcactatttcaagGACAAGTCTAGAAGCAAGGGGCAAAGATCAGCCCCAGAGttgaaacaagaaagaaaatcagAGGGATATTCAGGGCCTGACCGGATCACAAAGTCCTCATGCTCTACCTCTGTGGCTTCTCCGCGTAGCATACCGGAGTTGTACGAAGCAAAAGCTCACAATTTGAGAGTCTTCTCTTTCTCAGAGCTTAAGCAAGCCACTCGTGATTTCAATTTGCTACATAAGATTGGCGAAGGCGGCTTTGGAAGCGTCTATAAAGGTACAATCGGGCCTGCTGGTGGAAAGGGTGAGCCTTTCGAGGTTGCTATTAAAAAGCTTAACAAGAATGGTTTGCAGGTATGTCCTTTTGCTCTGTCTGGTAACCTGTTGAAAAATGCATTTTTCGCGTTCTGGCCCACGTTTGCAATAGGGATTCCTGTTCTGATTATACTAAATTTCCCATTATCTTAGTTTACATGGAGTATTGTGGGCTGGGACTATTTGGTTCCAATAGAAATTTCTGATTACactataaaacttaaaaagctCTCTTGTTTATTTCACGATGCTCTTTATGCTCTTCCTTAAGTAGGTAGGCTAGCAATAGACTCCAATTAAAGTTTTCTCCTTTTCCTTTAGTTCTTATCAGACCGCAATTTATCTTGGGTTTGCCTCTTTTGATTATTCTAAATTTCCcattattttaatcttaatgGAGGCTGGGGATTACTTGGTCTCTTTTTAGGTTCATGTTTACTTGTGGGAGTTGGTAAAGGTCCAGTAAGAATGGTTGACATTAATCTGTATATTTTAGTACATAATCAATCCATCTTACTAAGCAAGTCATTCATGTTACAGCAATTATGCCAGTTATTCTTACCTGCAAGGTTCTTGTCTCCTGTTAACGAGAAACATGTTGATATATACCACCCAACCATTCTTAAATGGCAATGACTGTTGTGTCATTTCATACTTGTCTTTGATCCATATAGGGGCATAAGCAATGGGTGGCGGAAGTTCAATTTCTGGGTGTTGTTGAGCACCCCAATCTTGTCAAACTCATCGGATACTGTGCGGTGGATGGAGAAAGAGGGATCCAATGTCTACTGGTGTATGAGTTTATGCAAAATAAGAGCTTAGAAGATCATCTTTTCCGACGGGCATTCTCACCTCTTCCTTGGAAAACAAGATTACAAATAATACTGGGAGCTGCTCAAGGATTAGCATACCTGCACGAGGGATTAGAAGTTCAGGTTCCTGTCTAAAACACTAACTATATAtgcatttctttttaatattacaTTCATATAATAGAACCACAACATTTACTCTTTCTGTTTTGCGGATGATTAAGAGCTGCATGTTCGTTTTTCTGGTTATCTAAATCTATGGTTTGATAATAATGCAATGCAAAGATCATATATCGAGACTTCAAAGCCTCCAATGTGTTATTGGATGAGAAGTTGAATCCGAAGCTTTCAGACTTTGGACTGGCAAGGGAGGGGCCAATGGCTGGGCGTACGCATGTTTCAACAGCCGTTAGTATTCCATTTTGTGTGCTTTGAGTAATATGATATATCTTATGCATGATTGTAACAAGGTTTTAATATTACATGTGATCAGGTAGTTGGGACATACGGTTATGCTGCTCCTGATTACATTGAGACAGGACATCTAACCGATAAGAGTGATGTATGGAGTTTCGGTGTGGTATTATATGAGATGCTTTCAGGCAGGCGGTCATTAGAAAGAGGCCGCCCAAAAGCAGAGCAGAAACTCTTGGATTGGGTGAAACAATTCCCCCCCGACAGTAAAAAGTTCAGCTTAATAATGGATCCTCGACTTGAGAACCAGTATTCAATTAGTGCTGCTCGAGAAATTGCGAAGTTAGCAGATACGTGTTTATTAAAAAGTCCAAAGCAGCGGCCCAAGATGAGTGAGGTGGTGGAGAGAGTGAAGCGGATAATCCAAGTTTCAGGGGAAGGAAGCGCCGAAGAAATGGAGAGTCATCCCGAGGCATCTGAATCTGAAATAAAAGCAGAAGCAGGTGAAACAGAAACGGATCATCAAGAGAGAGTATCGGAAACATGGAAGCGGCGGATGGCACACCTTGCGAAATTGGGGGAGCATGTGGAAGGTGCAAGTAGGAGGAGATTGATGATGTTGCAAAGGGCCAGAGTGCCTGCCCTCCATTAGTGTAGTCAGTAGTGGGCTACTAGTGGATGTTAGCCATAGCGGCAGTGATTGTTAATTAAGGAAACATTTGATTAGTGGGTGGAGAGTGGCGTGATAGTGAGCAGGACAAACTGAATATGAATATGATGGTTTCTTTAGTTTAAAACGCCAATGATCATCACTATATAATATcaatctctcttctttttttgtagaatgataatatttatttatcaaattaatcaaatcgCGGCCTCCATAAAAAATCTGTGATTGTTGATGAAGGAAGCATTTGATGAATATGATGGGTCTGCACTTTTTAATCCCACATATTAAGTGCTTTCATCTTCTAACCTTGGTCCTACCCTACTCTGGGGATACAAgactaatgaaataaataaaataaagcaggCACACCTCAACACTGAATATATCCTTCATACATGTTCACATTCATCCTGCTTAGGTTTAGCATATATTGTTATGTATTAGTTCCACACTCTAATCAATCGTTCAAGTACTTTGCCCTTTCCCCCTTTTTGATCTTAGAAAACAGGCACGGGTACGGAAAGAAGTGCCTTGGAAACTTCACTCCATCAAAACTTCAGCATTAACACAAATGATAAATCTTTTtaacatctttttttttcactcaaaatTGATACATCAGTCTGCTAAAAAAAGCAAGATGATGGGATTAGGCCACAGCAACCGTGCCGGTCCGTACAGCTTTGTTAGGAGTGGAGTTCTGGGCATCTGATTTTCTAAGAGATCTACCCGATTTCCAGTTCTTTTCTCTTGCTTCATCCATCTCCATCTGTTCTTGTCTACACTCTTTGCTGCAAAACGGCGTATTCCCTCTGCAAAATTTCCAAACAAATATACCCATCAATCACAACCACTCAAATCAA
This genomic window contains:
- the LOC105802523 gene encoding probable serine/threonine-protein kinase PBL19 produces the protein MKCFHYFKDKSRSKGQRSAPELKQERKSEGYSGPDRITKSSCSTSVASPRSIPELYEAKAHNLRVFSFSELKQATRDFNLLHKIGEGGFGSVYKGTIGPAGGKGEPFEVAIKKLNKNGLQGHKQWVAEVQFLGVVEHPNLVKLIGYCAVDGERGIQCLLVYEFMQNKSLEDHLFRRAFSPLPWKTRLQIILGAAQGLAYLHEGLEVQIIYRDFKASNVLLDEKLNPKLSDFGLAREGPMAGRTHVSTAVVGTYGYAAPDYIETGHLTDKSDVWSFGVVLYEMLSGRRSLERGRPKAEQKLLDWVKQFPPDSKKFSLIMDPRLENQYSISAAREIAKLADTCLLKSPKQRPKMSEVVERVKRIIQVSGEGSAEEMESHPEASESEIKAEAGETETDHQERVSETWKRRMAHLAKLGEHVEGASRRRLMMLQRARVPALH
- the LOC105802534 gene encoding FCS-Like Zinc finger 3, translating into MSGYYYYAGQADRYEAHYLDACSLCRKPLRDSDIFMYRGNTPFCSKECRQEQMEMDEAREKNWKSGRSLRKSDAQNSTPNKAVRTGTVAVA